A genomic segment from Bosea sp. OAE506 encodes:
- a CDS encoding Sir2 family NAD-dependent protein deacetylase, with protein sequence MPDGTQDAIETLHVMLDRAGSIVAFTGAGISTESGVPDFRSAGSPWMVNKPIPFEAFVKSREARAEAWRRKFAMDDHYAGAAPNAGHRALARLVGQGRAPAIITQNIDGLHQASGVPDDRVIELHGNGTYATCLGCGRRHELAEIRPAFEATGEPPDCAACGGPVKSATISFGQAMPQDKMIRAQQLALEAELFLVIGSSLVVYPAATLPVIAKRQEATLIIVNREPTELDAIADLVVRAEIGAALGPLAG encoded by the coding sequence ATGCCGGACGGGACGCAGGACGCCATCGAGACGCTGCATGTGATGCTGGACCGCGCCGGCAGCATCGTCGCCTTCACCGGGGCGGGCATCTCGACCGAATCGGGCGTGCCCGATTTCCGCTCCGCCGGCTCGCCTTGGATGGTCAACAAGCCGATCCCGTTCGAGGCCTTCGTGAAGAGCCGCGAAGCGCGGGCCGAAGCCTGGCGGCGCAAATTCGCGATGGACGACCATTATGCCGGCGCCGCGCCCAATGCCGGGCATCGCGCGCTGGCCCGGCTTGTCGGGCAGGGCCGGGCGCCCGCGATCATCACCCAGAACATCGACGGGCTGCACCAGGCCTCTGGCGTGCCCGACGACCGGGTCATCGAACTGCATGGCAACGGCACCTATGCGACCTGCCTGGGCTGCGGCCGCCGGCACGAACTGGCCGAGATCCGCCCCGCCTTCGAGGCGACGGGCGAGCCGCCGGATTGTGCCGCCTGCGGCGGGCCGGTGAAGTCCGCGACGATCTCCTTCGGCCAGGCGATGCCGCAGGACAAGATGATCCGGGCCCAGCAACTGGCTCTGGAGGCTGAGCTTTTCCTCGTCATCGGATCCTCGCTCGTGGTCTATCCGGCGGCGACACTGCCGGTCATCGCCAAGCGCCAGGAGGCGACGCTGATCATCGTCAACCGCGAGCCGACGGAGCTCGACGCCATCGCCGATCTGGTGGTGCGGGCCGAGATCGGCGCGGCGCTCGGCCCGCTCGCAGGCTGA
- a CDS encoding DUF3429 domain-containing protein — MSSEKTIPSAALALGAAGVIPFLACTAGLAAGFAVPGIGSGARLSQALIVYGVAILSFLGGVRWGIAIGYESEAAQRRDFIIAVVPALIGWAAALLAPGAALWTLCVAFVLLGLLDYGLYCREVAPEWYGRLRLGLSAAVAVLLGVAAATA, encoded by the coding sequence ATGTCCAGCGAGAAGACCATCCCCTCCGCCGCCCTCGCGCTCGGCGCGGCCGGGGTCATCCCGTTCCTGGCCTGCACGGCCGGGCTGGCGGCCGGTTTCGCCGTGCCGGGCATCGGCAGTGGCGCGCGCCTGTCCCAGGCGCTGATCGTCTATGGGGTCGCGATCCTCTCCTTTCTCGGCGGCGTGCGCTGGGGCATCGCCATCGGTTATGAGAGCGAGGCCGCGCAGCGGCGCGACTTCATCATCGCGGTCGTGCCGGCGCTGATCGGCTGGGCGGCGGCGCTGCTGGCGCCGGGGGCTGCGCTGTGGACGCTGTGCGTGGCCTTCGTGCTGCTCGGGCTGCTGGATTACGGCCTGTACTGCCGCGAGGTCGCGCCGGAATGGTATGGCCGGCTGCGGCTTGGCCTGTCGGCGGCGGTGGCGGTGCTGCTCGGTGTGGCGGCTGCGACGGCCTGA
- a CDS encoding LysE family translocator has product MPDLATLALFTAACAVLTATPGPDMLLIASRSIGQGRRAGLMTYAGIATGSYLQAFAAAFGLSQLFLLVPAAYDGLRFLGAAYLAWLAWTTLRAPAALFAPRADQPRLRLRAIFLQGMLTNLLNPKMALFMLALLPQFLKPEAGSIALQVILLATILNLMGLIANGAVILTAGRLGRALAARPHLAAWPQRLMGAVFGALALRLALASRD; this is encoded by the coding sequence ATGCCCGATCTCGCCACCCTCGCGCTCTTCACCGCCGCCTGCGCGGTGCTGACGGCCACGCCCGGCCCCGACATGCTGCTGATCGCCTCGCGCAGCATCGGTCAGGGCCGCAGGGCCGGTCTCATGACCTATGCGGGCATCGCCACGGGCAGCTATCTCCAGGCCTTCGCGGCGGCCTTCGGCCTGTCGCAGCTCTTCCTGCTGGTGCCGGCGGCCTATGACGGCCTGCGCTTCCTCGGCGCGGCCTATCTCGCCTGGCTGGCCTGGACGACACTGCGCGCGCCCGCCGCCCTGTTCGCGCCGCGCGCCGACCAGCCCCGGCTCAGGCTACGGGCGATCTTCCTGCAGGGGATGCTGACGAACCTGCTCAACCCGAAGATGGCGCTGTTCATGCTGGCGCTGCTGCCGCAGTTCCTGAAGCCCGAGGCCGGGTCGATCGCCCTGCAGGTGATCCTGCTGGCGACGATCCTCAACCTGATGGGGCTGATCGCCAACGGCGCGGTCATCCTGACGGCGGGCCGGCTCGGCCGCGCGCTCGCCGCGCGCCCGCATCTGGCGGCCTGGCCCCAGCGGCTGATGGGCGCGGTCTTCGGCGCGCTGGCGCTGCGACTCGCGCTGGCTTCGCGCGATTGA